One Fundulus heteroclitus isolate FHET01 chromosome 1, MU-UCD_Fhet_4.1, whole genome shotgun sequence genomic window carries:
- the zgc:136971 gene encoding S9 family peptidase isoform X2: MDSDQITGVYAKVSGLPAPLSAHVSEEQLPEVRLYTVTAEWIQSDLVQSSRLRYSQQWTLIADSNNHRSIRTVLPPGPCTPVSGELLSELSPIHGLRAVIRETGSQQLLQIWDRHGLRKCLNLSALNIHGRVYDDTQFGCLRWSECESKLLYVAESSRSASAETRPGESASRKDRSVYCEDWGEALTGKSVPALCVVDLHGGAVGVLQGVPPDVSPGQALWAPGTQSVFFVGWYHEPFRLGLKFCSNRRSALFRLGLDGHCECISGDNLSVSCPRLSPDGSTLIYLQGRVFGPHNQCHSVQQLDLKTWKISTMLDVVSRPQAGEFAGVYEALPSHCWSADGQKVVFSSAIRNCKDVFMVDRRTKKVTSLSDNLSDLSKVYGCWKLLTVQRDLMVVCCSSPNSPPMLRVGFLPSAGETVNWRTLQQPIMTFDYLWTSLDVTPPSEEDNQCYPGLDFGAVLVKPSRVVCETRTPLVVFIHGGPHSQFPAEWNSTTAGLVELGFAVLMVNYRGSTGFGQDNIMSLIGQIGSQDVKDVQRAVMTALQSDKTLDPKRLAVIGGSHGGFLSCHLIGQYPDFYRACAARNPVINAATLLGTSDIVDWRYTSAGFQFSYDNVPTAETLAAMLQKSPITHAAVIKAPVLLMLGGKDRRVSPHQGLELYKVLKSRGSPVRLLWFPEEGHSLSRVDTQVDCFLNTVLWLRQHL; the protein is encoded by the exons ATGGACTCCGACCAAATCACCGGGGTGTACGCAAAGGTCAGCGGCCTCCCCGCGCCTCTTTCCGCTCATGTGAGCGAGGAGCAGCTCCCGGAGGTCCGGCTCTACACCGTGACAGCAG AGTGGATTCAGAGCGACCTGGTCCAAAGCTCCAGACTTCGCTACTCGCAGCAGTGGACTCTGATCGCTGACAGCAACAACCACAGGAGCATCAGGACCGTCCTCCCACCTGGACCGTGCACACCCGTGTCTGGAGA GTTGTTGAGCGAGCTCTCGCCTATTCATGGCCTGAGGGCCGTTATCAGGGAGACGGGCAGCCAGCAGCTCCTACAG ATCTGGGACCGTCACGGCCTCAGGAAGTGCCTCAACCTGTCTGCCCTCAACATCCACGGCAGAGTGTACGACGACA CCCAGTTCGGCTGCCTGCGCTGGTCGGAGTGTGAGAGCAAGCTGCTGTACGTGGCTGAGAGCAGCAGGAGCGCGTCAGCAGAAACCCGTCCTGGAGAGTCCGCGAGTAGAAAG GACAGGAGTGTGTATTGTGAGGACTGGGGGGAGGCTCTGACCGGTAAGAGTGTCCCAGCGCTCTGTGTGGTGGATCTGCATGGCGGTGCAGTCGGTGTGCTGCAGGGCGTCCCGCCGGACGTCTCACCTGGACAG GCTCTTTGGGCTCCCGGCACTCAGTCTGTGTTTTTCGTGGGTTGGTACCACGAGCCTTTCAGACTTGGGCTGAAGTTCTGCTCCAACCGCAG GTCGGCTTTATTCAGACTCGGCCTGGATGGACACTGCG AATGTATATCAGGGGACAACCTTTCAGTGTCCTGTCCCAGGCTGAGTCCGGATGGATCCACGTTGATCTACCTGCAGGGTAGGGTGTTTGGGCCTCACAACCAGTGCCACAGTGTGCAGCAg TTAGACCTGAAGACTTGGAAAATCTCAACCATGCTGGATGTTGTCAGCAGACCTCAGGCTG GGGAGTTCGCAGGAGTGTATGAAGCTCTGCCATCCCACTGCTGGTCTGCGGATGGCCAGAAGGTTGTGTTTAGCAGCGCCATTAGAAACTGCAAG GATGTCTTTATGGTGGACAGAAGAACAAAGAAAGTCACTTCCCTCTCTGATA ACCTTTCCGATCTTTCTAAGGTTTACGGCTGCTGGAAGCTACTGACGGTCCAGAGAGACCTGATGGTCGTCTGCTGCTCCAGCCCCAACTCGCCTCCCATGCTG AGGGTGGGATTCCTCCCATCAGCGGGTGAGACTGTGAACTGGAGAACTCTGCAGCAGCCCATCATGACATTTGATTACCTCTGGACATCTCTAGATGTTACACCTCCATCAGAAGAGGACAACCAGTGTTACC CTGGTTTAGACTTTGGGGCCGTCTTGGTCAAACCGTCTCGTGTCGTCTGTGAAACCAGAACACCTCTCGTCGTCTTCATCCACG GTGGTCCTCACTCCCAGTTCCCTGCGGAGTGGAACAGCACCACTGCTGGACTGGTTGAACTGGGCTTTGCTGTACTTATGG TGAACTATCGGGGGTCCACAGGGTTTGGCCAGGACAACATTATGTCCCTGATTGGTCAGATTGGGAGTCAGGATGTAAAAGATGTACAG CGGGCTGTAATGACTGCGCTGCAGAGTGACAAAACCCTTGATCCCAAACGCTTGGCTGTGATTGGCGGTTCCCATGGTGGCTTCCTGTCCTGTCATCTGATTGGTCAGTACCCGGACTTCTACAGAGCATGTGCAGCCAGGAATCCGGTCATCAACGCTGCTACGCTACTGGGGACCAGTGACATTGTGGACTG GCGATACACAAGTGCAGGTTTTCAGTTCTCATACGACAACGTTCCTACTGCTGAAACTCTGGCTGCCATGTTACAGAAGTCCCCCATCACACATGCAGCAGTG ATCAAAGCTCCAGTGCTGCTGATGTTGGGTGGGAAGGACAGACGAGTTTCTCCTCATCAGGGTCTAGagctctacaaagtactgaagAGCAGAGGTTCACCTGTCAG GCTGTTGTGGTTTCCAGAAGAAGGCCACTCTCTGTCCAGGGTGGACACTCAGGTCGACTGCTTCCTCAACACCGTGCTGTGGCTGAGACAACACCTCTGA
- the zgc:136971 gene encoding S9 family peptidase isoform X1, which yields MDSDQITGVYAKVSGLPAPLSAHVSEEQLPEVRLYTVTAEWIQSDLVQSSRLRYSQQWTLIADSNNHRSIRTVLPPGPCTPVSGELLSELSPIHGLRAVIRETGSQQLLQIWDRHGLRKCLNLSALNIHGRVYDDTQFGCLRWSECESKLLYVAESSRSASAETRPGESASRKDRSVYCEDWGEALTGKSVPALCVVDLHGGAVGVLQGVPPDVSPGQALWAPGTQSVFFVGWYHEPFRLGLKFCSNRRSALFRLGLDGHCECISGDNLSVSCPRLSPDGSTLIYLQGRVFGPHNQCHSVQQLDLKTWKISTMLDVVSRPQAGEFAGVYEALPSHCWSADGQKVVFSSAIRNCKDVFMVDRRTKKVTSLSDKHQRELEDLSDLSKVYGCWKLLTVQRDLMVVCCSSPNSPPMLRVGFLPSAGETVNWRTLQQPIMTFDYLWTSLDVTPPSEEDNQCYPGLDFGAVLVKPSRVVCETRTPLVVFIHGGPHSQFPAEWNSTTAGLVELGFAVLMVNYRGSTGFGQDNIMSLIGQIGSQDVKDVQRAVMTALQSDKTLDPKRLAVIGGSHGGFLSCHLIGQYPDFYRACAARNPVINAATLLGTSDIVDWRYTSAGFQFSYDNVPTAETLAAMLQKSPITHAAVIKAPVLLMLGGKDRRVSPHQGLELYKVLKSRGSPVRLLWFPEEGHSLSRVDTQVDCFLNTVLWLRQHL from the exons ATGGACTCCGACCAAATCACCGGGGTGTACGCAAAGGTCAGCGGCCTCCCCGCGCCTCTTTCCGCTCATGTGAGCGAGGAGCAGCTCCCGGAGGTCCGGCTCTACACCGTGACAGCAG AGTGGATTCAGAGCGACCTGGTCCAAAGCTCCAGACTTCGCTACTCGCAGCAGTGGACTCTGATCGCTGACAGCAACAACCACAGGAGCATCAGGACCGTCCTCCCACCTGGACCGTGCACACCCGTGTCTGGAGA GTTGTTGAGCGAGCTCTCGCCTATTCATGGCCTGAGGGCCGTTATCAGGGAGACGGGCAGCCAGCAGCTCCTACAG ATCTGGGACCGTCACGGCCTCAGGAAGTGCCTCAACCTGTCTGCCCTCAACATCCACGGCAGAGTGTACGACGACA CCCAGTTCGGCTGCCTGCGCTGGTCGGAGTGTGAGAGCAAGCTGCTGTACGTGGCTGAGAGCAGCAGGAGCGCGTCAGCAGAAACCCGTCCTGGAGAGTCCGCGAGTAGAAAG GACAGGAGTGTGTATTGTGAGGACTGGGGGGAGGCTCTGACCGGTAAGAGTGTCCCAGCGCTCTGTGTGGTGGATCTGCATGGCGGTGCAGTCGGTGTGCTGCAGGGCGTCCCGCCGGACGTCTCACCTGGACAG GCTCTTTGGGCTCCCGGCACTCAGTCTGTGTTTTTCGTGGGTTGGTACCACGAGCCTTTCAGACTTGGGCTGAAGTTCTGCTCCAACCGCAG GTCGGCTTTATTCAGACTCGGCCTGGATGGACACTGCG AATGTATATCAGGGGACAACCTTTCAGTGTCCTGTCCCAGGCTGAGTCCGGATGGATCCACGTTGATCTACCTGCAGGGTAGGGTGTTTGGGCCTCACAACCAGTGCCACAGTGTGCAGCAg TTAGACCTGAAGACTTGGAAAATCTCAACCATGCTGGATGTTGTCAGCAGACCTCAGGCTG GGGAGTTCGCAGGAGTGTATGAAGCTCTGCCATCCCACTGCTGGTCTGCGGATGGCCAGAAGGTTGTGTTTAGCAGCGCCATTAGAAACTGCAAG GATGTCTTTATGGTGGACAGAAGAACAAAGAAAGTCACTTCCCTCTCTGATA AACATCAGAGAGAGCTGGAAG ACCTTTCCGATCTTTCTAAGGTTTACGGCTGCTGGAAGCTACTGACGGTCCAGAGAGACCTGATGGTCGTCTGCTGCTCCAGCCCCAACTCGCCTCCCATGCTG AGGGTGGGATTCCTCCCATCAGCGGGTGAGACTGTGAACTGGAGAACTCTGCAGCAGCCCATCATGACATTTGATTACCTCTGGACATCTCTAGATGTTACACCTCCATCAGAAGAGGACAACCAGTGTTACC CTGGTTTAGACTTTGGGGCCGTCTTGGTCAAACCGTCTCGTGTCGTCTGTGAAACCAGAACACCTCTCGTCGTCTTCATCCACG GTGGTCCTCACTCCCAGTTCCCTGCGGAGTGGAACAGCACCACTGCTGGACTGGTTGAACTGGGCTTTGCTGTACTTATGG TGAACTATCGGGGGTCCACAGGGTTTGGCCAGGACAACATTATGTCCCTGATTGGTCAGATTGGGAGTCAGGATGTAAAAGATGTACAG CGGGCTGTAATGACTGCGCTGCAGAGTGACAAAACCCTTGATCCCAAACGCTTGGCTGTGATTGGCGGTTCCCATGGTGGCTTCCTGTCCTGTCATCTGATTGGTCAGTACCCGGACTTCTACAGAGCATGTGCAGCCAGGAATCCGGTCATCAACGCTGCTACGCTACTGGGGACCAGTGACATTGTGGACTG GCGATACACAAGTGCAGGTTTTCAGTTCTCATACGACAACGTTCCTACTGCTGAAACTCTGGCTGCCATGTTACAGAAGTCCCCCATCACACATGCAGCAGTG ATCAAAGCTCCAGTGCTGCTGATGTTGGGTGGGAAGGACAGACGAGTTTCTCCTCATCAGGGTCTAGagctctacaaagtactgaagAGCAGAGGTTCACCTGTCAG GCTGTTGTGGTTTCCAGAAGAAGGCCACTCTCTGTCCAGGGTGGACACTCAGGTCGACTGCTTCCTCAACACCGTGCTGTGGCTGAGACAACACCTCTGA